The Triticum aestivum cultivar Chinese Spring chromosome 7B, IWGSC CS RefSeq v2.1, whole genome shotgun sequence genome window below encodes:
- the LOC123155664 gene encoding uncharacterized protein isoform X3 has translation MDMKPENILLDNDMVPKITDFGLSRLDEKSQTMSEVRLGSLGYCAPEYLFQGKMSFKSDIFSLGVIIIELVTGQKVIPKNKNNVFRRWRHRWRKTGKETQLVYQQVSKCMEIGLLCQEIDPSERPFIWDIIDDIRQVECVNGSIRNVSEYKFGQISPYSEDDDMLGIDPLELHFPFQLNKQMACTIQITNETGSYIAFNVEDMNPLSYCAQPQKDIIPPRSKCNVEITMQPQAKAPRDHTNEFTVWSTKVNDGLAIEDMATIKFIKEAANVVDDVNLDVVFDVSEPQEARSKKQVQTIQPLLEIRGDDAVGPIFCMDVHQTKPLIITGHQFGDVQIWNSDTQKVVASIKVSEEVVSKIKFVARKQWLVAVSHDCFVHVYKYEKELEKVTSFKAQDRDVSSCSLDVHPTQPYVLTECGTEIKLWDWERGWSCIQTFEEHSNLINELKFNPEDTNSFASASWDRTVKVWSLDSPKSKYTLCGHSDSVHCQDFFKRDGQQYLISGSRDKTAKIWDLQKKECVHTLEHECDVYSVFAHPSLPVLITATSNGAVRVWSSTDFTLKTKLGVMLGVGIRGFTCLTGSERVAVAQFYTVSVMKIGDQEGQGGSEGSSNENSIAAIEMTASKSTQSMLARQL, from the exons ATGGATATGAAACCTGAGAATATACTGCTAGACAATGATATGGTTCCGAAAATCACTGATTTTGGTTTATCGAGACTCGATGAGAAGTCACAAACCATGAGTGAAGTCCGTCTTGGATCACT TGGATACTGTGCTCCAGAATACCTATTTCAGGGAAAGATGTCATTCAAATCAGACATATTCAGTTTGGGAGTTATAATTATTGAACTAGTGACAGGACAAAAGGTGATCCCCAAGAATAAAAACAAT GTATTTAGGAGATGGAGGCACAGATGGAGGAAAACAGGGAAGGAAACACAGTTGGTTTACCAACAAGTATCAAAATGCATGGAAATTGGGTTACTTTGTCAGGAAATTGACCCGTCCGAACGACCTTTTATATGGGATATCATAGATGATATCAGACAAGTGGAATGTGTCAATGGGTCAATTAGAAATGTCTCTGAATATAAGTTTGGACAG ATAAGCCCTTACTCGGAGGACGACGATATGCTTGGAATTGACCCGCTCGAACTACATTTTCCTTTCCAGCTTAACAAACAGATGGCATGCACCATTCAGATAACCAACGAGACGGGCTCTTACATTGCCTTCAACGTCGAAGATATGAACCCTCTGTCATACTGTGCACAACCGCAGAAAGACATTATACCACCACGATCCAAGTGTAATGTCGAAATAACAATGCAACCGCAGGCCAAGGCACCGAGAGATCATACCAACGAATTCACTGTTTGGAGCACCAAAGTGAATGATGGCCTTGCCATTGAGGATATGGCTACAATCAAGTTTATTAAAGAGGCAGCCAACGTGGTTGATGACGTGAATTTGGATGTGGTTTTTGACGTCAGTGAGCCACAAGAAGCAAGAAGCAAGAAGCAAGTG CAGACAATCCAACCTTTACTAGAG ATTAGAGGAGATGATGCAGTCGGTCCGATCTTTTGTATGGATGTGCATCAGACAAAGCCATT GATTATAACCGGTCACCAATTTGGTGATGTTCAGATTTGGAACTCTGACACGCAG AAAGTGGTCGCTTCGATTAAGGTCTCAGAGGAAGTAG TATCCAAAATAAAATTTGTTGCACGTAAGCAGTGGCTTGTGGCTGTATCTCATGATTGTTTCGTCCATGTTTACAAGTATGAAAAGGAACTCGAAAAGGTCACGAGTTTCAAAGCTCAGGATCGTGATGTCTCCTCGTGTTCATTAGACGTTCATCCAACCCAGCCGTATGTGCTGACAGAATGTGGTACTGAAATAAAGCTTTGGGACTGGGAACGGGGCTGGAGCTGCATACAGACATTCGAAGAACACTCAAATCTTATTAACGAACTAAAATTTAACCCAGAGGACACCAACAGTTTTGCAAGTGCTTCATGGGATAGGACAGTAAAG GTTTGGAGTCTTGATTCTCCCAAATCCAAGTATACTCTATGTGGGCATTCAGACAGCGTGCACTGCCAGGATTTCTTCAAGCGTGATGGTCAGCAGTATTTGATTAGTGGCTCTCGTGACAAGACTGCTAAG ataTGGGACTTGCAGAAGAAGGAGTGTGTTCATACACTCGAACATGAGTGTGACGTCTATTCCGTCTTTGCCCATCCCAGTCTTCCAGTTCTAATTACAGCTACAAGCAATGGTGCTGTTCGTGTGTGGAGCTCCACTGATTTCAC GCTGAAGACAAAGCTTGGAGTCATGCTTGGGGTTGGTATTCGTGGTTTCACATGTTTGACGGGGTCAGAAAG GGTTGCAGTTGCACAATTTTACACAGTGTCAGTGATGAAAATTGGTGATCAAGAAGGACAAGGTGGTAGTGAAGGCAGCAGCAACGAGAATTCCATAGCAGCAATCGAGATGACTGCTAGTAAGTCTACGCAGTCTATGCTAGCACGTCAACTCTAG
- the LOC123155664 gene encoding uncharacterized protein isoform X2 has product MDHEVLERILDGRENPTNLSLSLLKDITENFSEDREIGHGGFATVYKGVLPNGNVAVKRIKNSHSIKETLFYHEVDSLLNIEHENIIRFLGFCASTDQTAIKIEGLKQHIYAEVRERLLCFEYVSNGSLRKYITDELRGLKWNTRYEIIRGICEGLYHLHHEKKIYHMDMKPENILLDNDMVPKITDFGLSRLDEKSQTMSEVRLGSLGYCAPEYLFQGKMSFKSDIFSLGVIIIELVTGQKVIPKNKNNVFRRWRHRWRKTGKETQLVYQQVSKCMEIGLLCQEIDPSERPFIWDIIDDIRQVECVNGSIRNVSEYKFGQISPYSEDDDMLGIDPLELHFPFQLNKQMACTIQITNETGSYIAFNVEDMNPLSYCAQPQKDIIPPRSKCNVEITMQPQAKAPRDHTNEFTVWSTKVNDGLAIEDMATIKFIKEAANVVDDVNLDVVFDVSEPQEARSKKQVTIQPLLEIRGDDAVGPIFCMDVHQTKPLIITGHQFGDVQIWNSDTQKVVASIKVSEEVVSKIKFVARKQWLVAVSHDCFVHVYKYEKELEKVTSFKAQDRDVSSCSLDVHPTQPYVLTECGTEIKLWDWERGWSCIQTFEEHSNLINELKFNPEDTNSFASASWDRTVKVWSLDSPKSKYTLCGHSDSVHCQDFFKRDGQQYLISGSRDKTAKIWDLQKKECVHTLEHECDVYSVFAHPSLPVLITATSNGAVRVWSSTDFTLKTKLGVMLGVGIRGFTCLTGSERVAVAQFYTVSVMKIGDQEGQGGSEGSSNENSIAAIEMTASKSTQSMLARQL; this is encoded by the exons ATGGATCATGAGGTCCTGGAGCGTATACTTGATGGAAGAGAAAATCCGACAAATCTATCACTCTCACTTTTGAAGGATATCACTGAAAATTTCTCAGAGGATCGAGAAATCGGCCATGGTGGATTTGCAACTGTTTATAAG GGAGTGCTCCCGAATGGGAACGTTGCGGTAAAGAGGATAAAGAACAGTCATTCAATCAAGGAGACATTGTTTTATCACGAAGTTGACAGCCTGTTGAACATTGAACATGAAAATATTATACggtttcttggcttctgtgctagCACAGATCAGACGGCAATAAAAATTGAAGGATTGAAACAACATATTTATGCCGAGGTACGAGAAAGACTACTCTGTTTTGAGTATGTCAGCAATGGAAGCCTGAGAAAGTACATTACAG ATGAATTAAGGGGACTTAAATGGAACACACGTTATGAAATAATTAGAGGCATTTGTGAAGGTTTGTACCATCTGCACCATGAAAAGAAAATATACCATATGGATATGAAACCTGAGAATATACTGCTAGACAATGATATGGTTCCGAAAATCACTGATTTTGGTTTATCGAGACTCGATGAGAAGTCACAAACCATGAGTGAAGTCCGTCTTGGATCACT TGGATACTGTGCTCCAGAATACCTATTTCAGGGAAAGATGTCATTCAAATCAGACATATTCAGTTTGGGAGTTATAATTATTGAACTAGTGACAGGACAAAAGGTGATCCCCAAGAATAAAAACAAT GTATTTAGGAGATGGAGGCACAGATGGAGGAAAACAGGGAAGGAAACACAGTTGGTTTACCAACAAGTATCAAAATGCATGGAAATTGGGTTACTTTGTCAGGAAATTGACCCGTCCGAACGACCTTTTATATGGGATATCATAGATGATATCAGACAAGTGGAATGTGTCAATGGGTCAATTAGAAATGTCTCTGAATATAAGTTTGGACAG ATAAGCCCTTACTCGGAGGACGACGATATGCTTGGAATTGACCCGCTCGAACTACATTTTCCTTTCCAGCTTAACAAACAGATGGCATGCACCATTCAGATAACCAACGAGACGGGCTCTTACATTGCCTTCAACGTCGAAGATATGAACCCTCTGTCATACTGTGCACAACCGCAGAAAGACATTATACCACCACGATCCAAGTGTAATGTCGAAATAACAATGCAACCGCAGGCCAAGGCACCGAGAGATCATACCAACGAATTCACTGTTTGGAGCACCAAAGTGAATGATGGCCTTGCCATTGAGGATATGGCTACAATCAAGTTTATTAAAGAGGCAGCCAACGTGGTTGATGACGTGAATTTGGATGTGGTTTTTGACGTCAGTGAGCCACAAGAAGCAAGAAGCAAGAAGCAAGTG ACAATCCAACCTTTACTAGAG ATTAGAGGAGATGATGCAGTCGGTCCGATCTTTTGTATGGATGTGCATCAGACAAAGCCATT GATTATAACCGGTCACCAATTTGGTGATGTTCAGATTTGGAACTCTGACACGCAG AAAGTGGTCGCTTCGATTAAGGTCTCAGAGGAAGTAG TATCCAAAATAAAATTTGTTGCACGTAAGCAGTGGCTTGTGGCTGTATCTCATGATTGTTTCGTCCATGTTTACAAGTATGAAAAGGAACTCGAAAAGGTCACGAGTTTCAAAGCTCAGGATCGTGATGTCTCCTCGTGTTCATTAGACGTTCATCCAACCCAGCCGTATGTGCTGACAGAATGTGGTACTGAAATAAAGCTTTGGGACTGGGAACGGGGCTGGAGCTGCATACAGACATTCGAAGAACACTCAAATCTTATTAACGAACTAAAATTTAACCCAGAGGACACCAACAGTTTTGCAAGTGCTTCATGGGATAGGACAGTAAAG GTTTGGAGTCTTGATTCTCCCAAATCCAAGTATACTCTATGTGGGCATTCAGACAGCGTGCACTGCCAGGATTTCTTCAAGCGTGATGGTCAGCAGTATTTGATTAGTGGCTCTCGTGACAAGACTGCTAAG ataTGGGACTTGCAGAAGAAGGAGTGTGTTCATACACTCGAACATGAGTGTGACGTCTATTCCGTCTTTGCCCATCCCAGTCTTCCAGTTCTAATTACAGCTACAAGCAATGGTGCTGTTCGTGTGTGGAGCTCCACTGATTTCAC GCTGAAGACAAAGCTTGGAGTCATGCTTGGGGTTGGTATTCGTGGTTTCACATGTTTGACGGGGTCAGAAAG GGTTGCAGTTGCACAATTTTACACAGTGTCAGTGATGAAAATTGGTGATCAAGAAGGACAAGGTGGTAGTGAAGGCAGCAGCAACGAGAATTCCATAGCAGCAATCGAGATGACTGCTAGTAAGTCTACGCAGTCTATGCTAGCACGTCAACTCTAG
- the LOC123155664 gene encoding uncharacterized protein isoform X1 codes for MDHEVLERILDGRENPTNLSLSLLKDITENFSEDREIGHGGFATVYKGVLPNGNVAVKRIKNSHSIKETLFYHEVDSLLNIEHENIIRFLGFCASTDQTAIKIEGLKQHIYAEVRERLLCFEYVSNGSLRKYITDELRGLKWNTRYEIIRGICEGLYHLHHEKKIYHMDMKPENILLDNDMVPKITDFGLSRLDEKSQTMSEVRLGSLGYCAPEYLFQGKMSFKSDIFSLGVIIIELVTGQKVIPKNKNNVFRRWRHRWRKTGKETQLVYQQVSKCMEIGLLCQEIDPSERPFIWDIIDDIRQVECVNGSIRNVSEYKFGQISPYSEDDDMLGIDPLELHFPFQLNKQMACTIQITNETGSYIAFNVEDMNPLSYCAQPQKDIIPPRSKCNVEITMQPQAKAPRDHTNEFTVWSTKVNDGLAIEDMATIKFIKEAANVVDDVNLDVVFDVSEPQEARSKKQVQTIQPLLEIRGDDAVGPIFCMDVHQTKPLIITGHQFGDVQIWNSDTQKVVASIKVSEEVVSKIKFVARKQWLVAVSHDCFVHVYKYEKELEKVTSFKAQDRDVSSCSLDVHPTQPYVLTECGTEIKLWDWERGWSCIQTFEEHSNLINELKFNPEDTNSFASASWDRTVKVWSLDSPKSKYTLCGHSDSVHCQDFFKRDGQQYLISGSRDKTAKIWDLQKKECVHTLEHECDVYSVFAHPSLPVLITATSNGAVRVWSSTDFTLKTKLGVMLGVGIRGFTCLTGSERVAVAQFYTVSVMKIGDQEGQGGSEGSSNENSIAAIEMTASKSTQSMLARQL; via the exons ATGGATCATGAGGTCCTGGAGCGTATACTTGATGGAAGAGAAAATCCGACAAATCTATCACTCTCACTTTTGAAGGATATCACTGAAAATTTCTCAGAGGATCGAGAAATCGGCCATGGTGGATTTGCAACTGTTTATAAG GGAGTGCTCCCGAATGGGAACGTTGCGGTAAAGAGGATAAAGAACAGTCATTCAATCAAGGAGACATTGTTTTATCACGAAGTTGACAGCCTGTTGAACATTGAACATGAAAATATTATACggtttcttggcttctgtgctagCACAGATCAGACGGCAATAAAAATTGAAGGATTGAAACAACATATTTATGCCGAGGTACGAGAAAGACTACTCTGTTTTGAGTATGTCAGCAATGGAAGCCTGAGAAAGTACATTACAG ATGAATTAAGGGGACTTAAATGGAACACACGTTATGAAATAATTAGAGGCATTTGTGAAGGTTTGTACCATCTGCACCATGAAAAGAAAATATACCATATGGATATGAAACCTGAGAATATACTGCTAGACAATGATATGGTTCCGAAAATCACTGATTTTGGTTTATCGAGACTCGATGAGAAGTCACAAACCATGAGTGAAGTCCGTCTTGGATCACT TGGATACTGTGCTCCAGAATACCTATTTCAGGGAAAGATGTCATTCAAATCAGACATATTCAGTTTGGGAGTTATAATTATTGAACTAGTGACAGGACAAAAGGTGATCCCCAAGAATAAAAACAAT GTATTTAGGAGATGGAGGCACAGATGGAGGAAAACAGGGAAGGAAACACAGTTGGTTTACCAACAAGTATCAAAATGCATGGAAATTGGGTTACTTTGTCAGGAAATTGACCCGTCCGAACGACCTTTTATATGGGATATCATAGATGATATCAGACAAGTGGAATGTGTCAATGGGTCAATTAGAAATGTCTCTGAATATAAGTTTGGACAG ATAAGCCCTTACTCGGAGGACGACGATATGCTTGGAATTGACCCGCTCGAACTACATTTTCCTTTCCAGCTTAACAAACAGATGGCATGCACCATTCAGATAACCAACGAGACGGGCTCTTACATTGCCTTCAACGTCGAAGATATGAACCCTCTGTCATACTGTGCACAACCGCAGAAAGACATTATACCACCACGATCCAAGTGTAATGTCGAAATAACAATGCAACCGCAGGCCAAGGCACCGAGAGATCATACCAACGAATTCACTGTTTGGAGCACCAAAGTGAATGATGGCCTTGCCATTGAGGATATGGCTACAATCAAGTTTATTAAAGAGGCAGCCAACGTGGTTGATGACGTGAATTTGGATGTGGTTTTTGACGTCAGTGAGCCACAAGAAGCAAGAAGCAAGAAGCAAGTG CAGACAATCCAACCTTTACTAGAG ATTAGAGGAGATGATGCAGTCGGTCCGATCTTTTGTATGGATGTGCATCAGACAAAGCCATT GATTATAACCGGTCACCAATTTGGTGATGTTCAGATTTGGAACTCTGACACGCAG AAAGTGGTCGCTTCGATTAAGGTCTCAGAGGAAGTAG TATCCAAAATAAAATTTGTTGCACGTAAGCAGTGGCTTGTGGCTGTATCTCATGATTGTTTCGTCCATGTTTACAAGTATGAAAAGGAACTCGAAAAGGTCACGAGTTTCAAAGCTCAGGATCGTGATGTCTCCTCGTGTTCATTAGACGTTCATCCAACCCAGCCGTATGTGCTGACAGAATGTGGTACTGAAATAAAGCTTTGGGACTGGGAACGGGGCTGGAGCTGCATACAGACATTCGAAGAACACTCAAATCTTATTAACGAACTAAAATTTAACCCAGAGGACACCAACAGTTTTGCAAGTGCTTCATGGGATAGGACAGTAAAG GTTTGGAGTCTTGATTCTCCCAAATCCAAGTATACTCTATGTGGGCATTCAGACAGCGTGCACTGCCAGGATTTCTTCAAGCGTGATGGTCAGCAGTATTTGATTAGTGGCTCTCGTGACAAGACTGCTAAG ataTGGGACTTGCAGAAGAAGGAGTGTGTTCATACACTCGAACATGAGTGTGACGTCTATTCCGTCTTTGCCCATCCCAGTCTTCCAGTTCTAATTACAGCTACAAGCAATGGTGCTGTTCGTGTGTGGAGCTCCACTGATTTCAC GCTGAAGACAAAGCTTGGAGTCATGCTTGGGGTTGGTATTCGTGGTTTCACATGTTTGACGGGGTCAGAAAG GGTTGCAGTTGCACAATTTTACACAGTGTCAGTGATGAAAATTGGTGATCAAGAAGGACAAGGTGGTAGTGAAGGCAGCAGCAACGAGAATTCCATAGCAGCAATCGAGATGACTGCTAGTAAGTCTACGCAGTCTATGCTAGCACGTCAACTCTAG